From a single bacterium genomic region:
- a CDS encoding glycosyltransferase, translated as MEKIRILFILPSLGIGGAERQLYYLLRDLDRNRFQPSLMVFYDGGAMHAEFASLPDLRLFYLHKKSGMDFAYLHAAVRIMRSYSFDVIHACNVSARLVGLFLAWWGRVPRTIMAERNASAVYSSLGSRLYHFFEQHAMRHATVVAANSEAGRRFCLKYGIPASRICVINNGLDWDRLQPRRTRAELKWPQDRPVVGMVARLFAQKDPITFLKSARWLLQRMPEVRFLLVGDGPMRQEIEDKVQLWNLNDRVQLLGAVTEVADYLANMDVVVLTSKQSEGCANAVLEAMALAKPVIVTDVPGNSDLVEHGRTGLIVKPEDPQALGKALFDLLTQPDRGATLGRCGHEMVKRKYGIKAMVAAYERLYCSCRVESVNQSDGCKL; from the coding sequence GTGGAGAAAATAAGGATTTTGTTTATACTCCCCTCTTTGGGGATCGGTGGTGCAGAGCGGCAACTCTATTATTTGCTTCGTGATTTAGACCGGAACCGATTCCAACCAAGCCTGATGGTTTTTTATGACGGCGGCGCCATGCATGCCGAGTTTGCCAGCCTGCCGGATTTGCGCCTGTTCTACCTGCATAAAAAGTCGGGCATGGATTTTGCATACTTACATGCGGCAGTAAGAATTATGCGCTCATATTCTTTTGATGTGATTCATGCGTGCAACGTTTCAGCCCGATTAGTGGGGCTTTTTCTCGCTTGGTGGGGCCGCGTGCCACGAACCATCATGGCTGAGCGCAATGCCAGCGCGGTTTATTCGTCCCTTGGCAGCCGTTTATACCATTTTTTTGAGCAGCATGCGATGCGGCATGCCACGGTCGTGGCGGCCAACAGTGAGGCGGGACGCAGGTTTTGCCTGAAATACGGCATTCCCGCAAGCCGTATCTGCGTGATTAACAACGGCCTTGATTGGGATCGACTGCAGCCCCGAAGGACTCGTGCCGAACTGAAATGGCCGCAGGACCGCCCTGTGGTCGGCATGGTGGCAAGGCTTTTTGCTCAAAAGGATCCGATTACATTTTTGAAATCCGCACGCTGGCTGCTGCAACGAATGCCGGAGGTGCGATTTCTGCTGGTAGGAGACGGCCCTATGCGGCAGGAGATTGAGGATAAGGTGCAGTTGTGGAACCTCAACGATCGGGTGCAGCTCCTGGGTGCGGTGACCGAGGTGGCGGATTACCTGGCCAACATGGATGTGGTGGTGTTGACCTCCAAGCAGAGCGAAGGCTGTGCGAACGCTGTTTTGGAAGCCATGGCGCTGGCCAAGCCGGTGATTGTGACCGATGTGCCCGGCAACAGCGACTTGGTGGAACATGGACGAACCGGTTTGATCGTCAAACCGGAGGATCCTCAGGCGCTGGGCAAGGCGCTGTTCGACCTTTTAACTCAACCGGACCGTGGCGCAACGCTGGGGCGATGCGGCCATGAGATGGTTAAAAGGAAGTATGGCATAAAGGCGATGGTTGCCGCTTACGAACGCCTTTATTGTAGTTGTCGGGTGGAAAGCGTGAATCAATCAGACGGATGCAAGTTATGA
- a CDS encoding sulfatase, producing MKKPNLLLISIDSLRADHLSAYGYAKETTPYLSELAEEGVLFNNAFSASNWTGAAVASLLTGRYPTSHGYTNQRYYLDADVPTLADQLQAAGYRTVCFSNNLYITPQTGLNRGFADYYYRGLGSVKAATASGSFDWTGAAVWNRFKQRIPLTAKTMVRDTADLLNRRKSLSRDDGAAATEQAIFHWLPQQPERPFFAYVHYQEPHSPYFPPNPYRKRFFSKGWLQQWDYLRFDPAPYYGGKKTFTASEMDNYQALYDGEIAYLDWRLGRLFDFLRQRNLIEQTMVIVTADHGECFGENGYIWHAFNLYESLVRVPLIVRFGEWSRRNETDDRLVQSVDILPTCLQAMGIDPELNDGVSFLHAPAREAVYIESDSATLMVKRWLEKGAGLQEEDFSQYLRDLCCYRTSDAKLIWTSDAQHEFYDLQQDPYEKKNLFGRDPRGNDFVRRLQKWRSRLQPHQANQAQPGFDKQTWEKLKTLGYA from the coding sequence ATGAAAAAGCCGAACCTGTTACTGATCTCCATTGATAGCCTTCGCGCGGATCACCTTTCCGCCTATGGATATGCCAAAGAGACTACTCCCTACCTGTCTGAGCTGGCTGAAGAAGGGGTGCTGTTTAACAACGCCTTTTCCGCCTCCAATTGGACCGGCGCTGCGGTGGCGTCTCTGCTGACCGGGCGCTATCCCACCAGCCACGGCTATACCAATCAGCGCTATTATCTGGATGCGGATGTGCCGACCCTGGCCGATCAATTGCAGGCAGCAGGATATCGCACCGTCTGCTTTTCCAACAACCTCTATATCACGCCCCAGACCGGACTGAACCGGGGGTTTGCTGATTATTATTATCGCGGCCTTGGCAGCGTTAAAGCGGCGACAGCGTCTGGATCTTTTGATTGGACGGGCGCAGCGGTATGGAACCGGTTCAAACAACGCATCCCTTTGACAGCCAAGACCATGGTTCGAGACACGGCGGATCTGCTCAATAGGCGCAAAAGCCTCAGTCGCGACGACGGCGCAGCCGCTACGGAGCAGGCGATCTTTCACTGGTTGCCGCAGCAACCGGAGCGGCCGTTCTTCGCTTATGTGCATTATCAGGAGCCCCACTCCCCCTATTTTCCGCCCAACCCTTACCGCAAACGTTTTTTCTCTAAAGGCTGGCTGCAGCAATGGGACTATCTCCGCTTTGATCCAGCGCCCTATTACGGCGGAAAAAAAACGTTCACTGCCAGCGAGATGGATAATTACCAAGCCCTGTATGACGGTGAGATCGCCTACCTGGATTGGCGCCTGGGCCGGTTGTTCGATTTTTTACGTCAGCGAAATCTGATCGAACAGACAATGGTGATCGTGACTGCAGATCACGGCGAGTGTTTCGGCGAGAACGGCTACATCTGGCATGCGTTCAACCTCTACGAAAGTCTGGTCCGCGTCCCCCTCATCGTGCGCTTTGGAGAATGGTCACGCCGCAATGAAACCGATGACCGACTGGTGCAATCCGTTGATATTCTGCCCACCTGTCTGCAGGCCATGGGTATAGACCCTGAACTGAACGACGGCGTCTCTTTTCTCCATGCCCCGGCGCGCGAGGCGGTGTATATCGAAAGCGATTCAGCGACCCTGATGGTGAAGCGATGGCTGGAAAAGGGGGCAGGATTGCAGGAGGAGGACTTTAGTCAATATCTGCGCGATCTATGTTGCTATCGCACCAGCGATGCCAAATTGATCTGGACCTCAGACGCACAGCACGAGTTCTACGACCTGCAACAGGATCCGTATGAAAAGAAAAATCTGTTCGGCCGGGATCCGCGCGGCAATGATTTTGTGCGCCGATTACAAAAATGGCGTTCCCGACTGCAGCCGCATCAGGCTAATCAAGCTCAGCCTGGTTTTGACAAGCAGACCTGGGAAAAATTAAAGACCCTTGGCTATGCATGA